The following coding sequences are from one Salvelinus namaycush isolate Seneca chromosome 23, SaNama_1.0, whole genome shotgun sequence window:
- the LOC120018291 gene encoding tyrosine-protein kinase BAZ1B-like isoform X1, with protein sequence MAPLLGRKPYPLIKPLAEPPGPEEEVYIIEHTKEAFRNKEEYEARLQRYAERIWTCKSTGSNQLTHKEAWEEEQEVTELLQEEYPLWFEKPVLEMVHHNTVSLDKLVDQAWVEILTKYAVDEECDFLVGKEKSLRVKVVKIHPLEGNAEGETSEKKLEGACDSPSSDKENASQENQKKEQQLTREEIPRETRESRRESLSDRARRSPRKTPTAMKEEKKRWVMPKFLPHKYDVKLISEDKVISDVPVDSLFRTERPPTKEIMRYFIRHYALRLGMGETAPWVVEDELVKKFNLPSKFSDFLLDPHKFFAENPVSTKRRSLSSTEGKPSKKLKTSNTPGGVNSGNEKKTDSLGMPLSPTIWGHMQMTMNGSPLKVKNSGTPKKRDGGASVLSSPKSSKKPRDKKSAAGKKTPGKSGQKISSKKDEKGGGAKKPKMKQMTLLDLAKNPLSAGSPKKRARSTGPGTPKLGKPLHPMALHLLRYYKEHKGKEDKRNAMSCLISKAAKALSSEDRGRLPEELQDLVLKRWELLEQKKKWAAMSEEEKQDVMRKRREEIREKLREKTKERREKELQVRREQQRRYEDLEIEGGKALPVFKLVDMPEGLPNSLFGDVAMVADFLNCYAGLLMPDDQYPVTAVALMEALAGEEAGFLYLNRVLVVLLQTLLQDELAEGYSELDMPLSEIPLTLHSVSELVRLCLRPCDAHGDDSGQGSGGDDWGPLGGFDQVVSGEFLEQLEAVEVFELTSTEKASLLVALCHRILMTYSVEDHVDSVQQRSAELWKERLASLKEVNDRKRAEKQRRKEQAEVKGEEAASSDTPSATAGDTPSATAKVEKKKEGSAKKEVKKVKVEPVATEPVATESEDMISTVKSRRLMSIQAKKEKEEQDKQNKERMEKEAEEERVRKQKAAAERAFQDGIAKAKRVLRRIPLGTDRNHNRYWLFSDVVPGLYIEKGWVHESIDYSYTLTLEEPTAEPEDEEATKEETNDVEDCGSLDGALSEGAHQGAPAAVCIETTTPNQGQNLWFVCDAPRDLDDLVESLHAQGVRESELKTKLQVRYQDILHSINLTRKGNPGLRSCDGHQELLKYMRSDVIEVASRLQKGGLGYMDDSMDEFEKKVRDLENLKDFGECVITLQACVIKKFLQGFMAPKQKKKKKQEGEESRKTEEVDEEKKLAEEARVATAVEKWKTAIREAQTFSRMHVLLGMLDACIKWDMSAENARCKVCRRRGEDDKLILCDECNKAFHLFCLRPALYRIPQGEWLCPACQPAVQRRCSRGRNYNEDTEEEEDEEEEEESKSEDSDEDDEEDADYKAVGHSLRSRKKTKYSKASKASSKGGSKKHSPPSKPRKQRAAQSSPADLDELVHQSSKTGVRRQTLELERCEEILQKLVKFRYSWPFREPVSVEEAEDYFDIISSPMDFQTMQAKFSEGQYRHAQDFLEDVKLVFSNAEEYNQPGSSVLSCMAKTEQSFTELLHKLLPGLSYLRRRQRKRVSRTPQVSEDEEEETPKVRKMPNGKGKVGRPRKAVVEQRRREEEESEEERSAKRKNKRAAASSCRRDYREQESDGEECDNRRTLQRGADCRVSDENRGGHQHSKRQKRS encoded by the exons ATGGCACCACTGCTGGGCCGGAAACCCTACCCGCTGATTAAGCCGCTAGCCGAGCCGCCAGGCCCAGAGGAGGAGGTCTATATCATCGAACACACCAAGGAGGCCTTCAGGAACAAAGA AGAGTATGAGGCGCGCCTGCAGAGGTACGCCGAACGCATCTGGACATGCAAGAGTACCGGCAGCAACCAGCTCACACACAAGGAGGCCTGGGAGGAGGAGCAAGAAGTCACTGAACT GCTTCAGGAGGAATACCCACTATGGTTTGAGAAGCCCGTCCTGGAGATGGTTCATCACAACACGGTCTCCCTGGACAAGCTGGTGGACCAGGCCTGGGTGGAGATCCTCACCAAGTACGCCGTAGACGAAGAGTGTGACTTTCTG GTGGGGAAGGAAAAGAGTTTGCGGGTTAAGGTTGTGAAGATACATCCCCTTGAAGGGAACGCTGAGGGGGAGACGTCGGAGAAGAAGCTAGAGGGAGCCTGCGACTCTCCTTCCAGCGACAAGGAGAATGCCAGCCAGGAGAACCAGAAGAAGGAACAACAGCTGACCAGAGAGGAGATCCCCAGGGAGACCAGGGAAAGCAGGAGAGAGAGCCTCA GTGATCGAGCACGGCGCTCCCCCAGGAAAACTCCCACCGCtatgaaggaggagaagaagagatggGTGATGCCAAAGTTCCTGCCACACAAGTACGACGTGAAGCTGATCAGCGAGGACAAG GTCATCAGTGATGTCCCAGTGGACAGTCTCTTCCGGACTGAGCGCCCTCCAACCAAGGAGATCATGCGCTACTTCATCCGCCACTATGCACTCCGGCTTGGGATGGGAGAGACGGCCCCCTGGGTGGTGGAGGATGAACTGGTGAAGAAGTTCAACCTGCCCAGCAAATTCAGCGACTTCCTCCTGGATCCACACAAG TTTTTCGCAGAGAATCCAGTCTCAACCAAGCGCAGGAGCCTGAGCTCAACGGAGGGCAAACCCAGTAAGAAGCTGAAGACCTCGAACACCCCGGGAGGAGTGAATTCAGGGAACGAGAAGAAAACTGATTCTCTTGGCATGCCCCTGAGCCCCACAATCTGGGGCCACATGCAG ATGACAATGAATGGCTCGCCTCTGAAGGTAAAGAATTCTGGAACCCCCAAGAAAAGAGATGGTGGggcctctgtcctctcctctccaaaaTCCAGCAAAAAACCCAGAGATAAGAAATCTGCTGCTGGCAAAAAGACCCCCGGCAAGAGTGGCCAGAAGATATCCTCCAAAAAGGATGAAAAAGGTGGAGGCGCCAAGAAGCCCAAGATGAAGCAGATGACCCTGTTGGACTTGGCCAAGAACCCTCTCTCCGCTGGAAGCCCCAAGAAGAGAGCCCGGAGCACTGGCCCAGGGACCCCCAAACTGGGCAAGCCCCTGCACCCTATGGCCCTGCACCTGCTGCGCTACTACAAGGAGCACAAGGGCAAGGAGGACAAGAGGAATGCCATGTCCTGTCTCATATCCAAGGCAGCCAAGGCCCTCTCGTCTGAGGACCGGGGCCGGCTGCCAGAGGAGCTCCAAGACCTGGTCCTGAAGCGCTGGGAGCTGCTGGAGCAGAAGAAGAAATGGGCGGCCATGAGTGAGGAGGAGAAGCAGGACGTGATGAGGAAGAGGCGTGAGGAGATCCGGGAGAAACTCCGGGAGAAGACCAAGGAGCGGCGGGAGAAGGAGCTGCAGGTGCGCCGTGAGCAGCAGCGCCGCTATGAGGACCTGGAGATTGAGGGCGGCAAGGCACTTCCTGTCTTCAAGCTGGTTGACATGCCAGAGGGCCTGCCCAACTCCCTGTTCGGAGACGTGGCCATGGTAGCGGACTTCCTCAACTGCTACGCGGGCCTGCTGATGCCCGATGACCAGTACCCGGTGACGGCAGTGGCCCTGATGGAGGCTCTGGCTGGGGAGGAAGCAGGTTTCCTATACCTGAACCGTGTGCTGGTGGTGCTGCTGCAGACCCTGCTGCAGGATGAGCTAGCTGAGGGCTACAGCGAGCTCGACATGCCCCTGTCGGAGATCCCCCTCACTCTCCACTCTGTCTCGGAGCTTGTGCGCCTGTGCCTGCGACCGTGTGACGCCCACGGTGATGACTCTGGCCAGGGCTCTGGGGGGGATGACTGGGGGCCCCTAGGGGGATTCGACCAGGTGGTAAGCGGTGAGTTCCTCGAGCAGCTGGAGGCGGTGGAGGTGTTTGAGCTGACGTCGACGGAGAAGGCCAGCTTGCTGGTAGCACTGTGTCACCGCATCCTAATGACCTACTCGGTGGAGGACCACGTGGACTCCGTGCAGCAGCGCTCGGCCGAGCTGTGGAAGGAGAGGTTGGCCTCACTCAAGGAGGTCAACGACCGCAAGCGGGCTGAGAAGCAGCGGCGTAAGGAACAAGCCGAGGTCAAAGGCGAGGAGGCTGCCAGTAGCGACACCCCATCAGCCACCGCCGGCGACACGCCATCAGCCACCGCCAAGGtggagaaaaagaaagagggtAGCGCTAAGAAAGAGGTGAAGAAGGTGAAAGTAGAGCCGGTGGCCACGGAGCCGGTGGCCACGGAGTCGGAAGACATGATCAGTACGGTGAAGAGTAGGAGACTGATGTCCATCCAGGCCAAGAAGGAAAAGGAGGAGCAGGACAAACAGAACAAGG AGCGCATGGAGAAGGAGGCGGAGGAGGAACGTGTCCGCAAGCAGAAGGCTGCAGCAGAGAGGGCCTTCCAGGACGGCATCGCCAAAGCCAAACGGGTGCTGAGGAGAATCCCACTGGGAACTGATCGAAACCATAACAG GTACTGGCTGTTTTCTGATGTGGTGCCTGGCCTGTACATAGAGAAGGGCTGGGTGCACGAGAGCATTGACTATAGCTACACCCTCACCCTGGAAGAGCCTACAGCCGAGCCTGAAGACGAGGAGGCCACCAAAGAGGAGACTAACG ATGTTGAGGACTGTGGCAGTCTAGATGGTGCTCTGAGCGAGGGAGCCCACCAGGGGGCGCCAGCCGCCGTCTGCATAGAGACCACCACTCCCAACCAGGGACAGAACCTCTG GTTTGTGTGTGATGCTCCACGGGACCTCGATGACCTGGTGGAGAGCCTCCATGCACAGGGTGTGAGAGAAAGCGAGCTGAAGACCAAGCTGCAAGTCAG GTACCAGGACATCCTCCACTCTATCAACCTAACCCGCAAGGGGAACCCGGGGCTGAGGAGCTGCGACGGCCACCAGGAGCTGCTCAAATACATGCGCAGCGACGTCATCGAGGTGGCCTCGCGCCTCCAGAAGGGAGGCCTGGGCTACATGGACGACAGCATGGATGAGTTTGAGAAGAAG gtgcGTGACCTGGAGAACCTGAAGGACTTTGGGGAGTGTGTCATCACTCTCCAGGCTTGTGTCATCAAGAAGTTCCTTCAGGGCTTCATGGCCCccaagcagaagaagaagaagaagcaggaaggggaggagagcagGAAGACTGAGGAGGTGGATGAGGAGAAGAAGCTGGCAGAGGAGGCCAGG GTGGCGACGGCAGTAGAAAAGTGGAAGACGGCGATCCGCGAGGCTCAGACCTTTTCCCGAATGCACGTGCTGCTGGGCATGCTGGACGCCTGCATCAAGTGGGACATGTCGGCGGAGAACGCCCGTTGCAAGGTGTGCCGCAGGAGAG GTGAGGATGACAAGCTCATCCTGTGTGACGAGTGCAACAAGGCCTTCCACCTGTTCTGTCTGCGCCCCGCCCTCTACCGCATCCCCCAGGGGGAGTGGCTGTGCCCCGCCTGCCAGCCTGCCGTACAAAGACGCTGCTCCCGTGGAAG AAACTACAATGAGGacactgaggaagaggaggatgaagaggaagaagaggagtctAAATCGGAGGACTCTGATGAAGATGACGAGGAGGATGCTGATTACAAGGCCGTGGGCCACAGCT TGAGATCAAGGAAGAAGACCAAGTACTCTAAAGCATCGAAGGCATCCAGTAAGGGTGGATCTAAGAAGCACTCTCCCCCCAGTAAACCCAGGAAACAGAGGGCTGCCCAAAGCAGCCCTGCAGACCTCGATGAGCTG GTGCATCAGAGCTCAAAGACAGGTGTGCGTCGGCAGACCCTGGAGCTGGAGAGGTGCGAGGAGATCCTGCAGAAACTGGTCAAATTCCGTTACAGCTGGCCGTTCAG AGAGCCGGTGTCAGTAGAGGAGGCGGAGGACTACTTTGACATCATCTCCAGCCCCATGGACTTCCAGACTATGCAGGCCAAGTTCAGCGAGGGCCAGTATCGGCACGCCCAGGACTTCCTGGAGGACGTCAAGCTGGTGTTCTCCAACGCCGAGGAGTACAACCAGCCGGGCAGCTCGGTGCTCTCCTGCATGGCCAAGACGGAGCAGAGCTTCACCGAGCTGCTCCACAAGCTGCTGCCCGGCCTCAGCTACCTGCGCCGCCGCCAGCGCAAGAGAGTCAGTCGGACCCCCCAGGTCtcagaggatgaggaagaggagacgCCGAAGGTTCGGAAGATGCCGAATGGGAAAGGCAAGGTGGGTCGGCCCAGGAAAGCAGTGGTGGagcaaaggaggagagaggaggaggagagcgaggAAGAGCGAAGCGCGAAGAGGAAGAACAAGCGGGCAGCAGCCTCTTCCTGCCGGAGGGACTACCGGGAGCAGGAGAGCGATGGCGAGGAGTGCGACAACCGGAGAACTCTGCAGCGGGGGGCTGATTGCAGGGTTAGTGACGAGAACAGGGGCGGCCACCAACATTCCAAGCGGCAAAAACGCTCATAA
- the LOC120018291 gene encoding tyrosine-protein kinase BAZ1B-like isoform X2: MAPLLGRKPYPLIKPLAEPPGPEEEVYIIEHTKEAFRNKEEYEARLQRYAERIWTCKSTGSNQLTHKEAWEEEQEVTELLQEEYPLWFEKPVLEMVHHNTVSLDKLVDQAWVEILTKYAVDEECDFLVGKEKSLRVKVVKIHPLEGNAEGETSEKKLEGACDSPSSDKENASQENQKKEQQLTREEIPRETRESRRESLSDRARRSPRKTPTAMKEEKKRWVMPKFLPHKYDVKLISEDKVISDVPVDSLFRTERPPTKEIMRYFIRHYALRLGMGETAPWVVEDELVKKFNLPSKFSDFLLDPHKFFAENPVSTKRRSLSSTEGKPSKKLKTSNTPGGVNSGNEKKTDSLGMPLSPTIWGHMQMTMNGSPLKVKNSGTPKKRDGGASVLSSPKSSKKPRDKKSAAGKKTPGKSGQKISSKKDEKGGGAKKPKMKQMTLLDLAKNPLSAGSPKKRARSTGPGTPKLGKPLHPMALHLLRYYKEHKGKEDKRNAMSCLISKAAKALSSEDRGRLPEELQDLVLKRWELLEQKKKWAAMSEEEKQDVMRKRREEIREKLREKTKERREKELQVRREQQRRYEDLEIEGGKALPVFKLVDMPEGLPNSLFGDVAMVADFLNCYAGLLMPDDQYPVTAVALMEALAGEEAGFLYLNRVLVVLLQTLLQDELAEGYSELDMPLSEIPLTLHSVSELVRLCLRPCDAHGDDSGQGSGGDDWGPLGGFDQVVSGEFLEQLEAVEVFELTSTEKASLLVALCHRILMTYSVEDHVDSVQQRSAELWKERLASLKEVNDRKRAEKQRRKEQAEVKGEEAASSDTPSATAGDTPSATAKVEKKKEGSAKKEVKKVKVEPVATEPVATESEDMISTVKSRRLMSIQAKKEKEEQDKQNKERMEKEAEEERVRKQKAAAERAFQDGIAKAKRVLRRIPLGTDRNHNRYWLFSDVVPGLYIEKGWVHESIDYSYTLTLEEPTAEPEDEEATKEETNDVEDCGSLDGALSEGAHQGAPAAVCIETTTPNQGQNLWFVCDAPRDLDDLVESLHAQGVRESELKTKLQVRYQDILHSINLTRKGNPGLRSCDGHQELLKYMRSDVIEVASRLQKGGLGYMDDSMDEFEKKVRDLENLKDFGECVITLQACVIKKFLQGFMAPKQKKKKKQEGEESRKTEEVDEEKKLAEEARVATAVEKWKTAIREAQTFSRMHVLLGMLDACIKWDMSAENARCKVCRRRGEDDKLILCDECNKAFHLFCLRPALYRIPQGEWLCPACQPAVQRRCSRGSFRCSSKPTACKERSRLYWLGGCWVPIG; encoded by the exons ATGGCACCACTGCTGGGCCGGAAACCCTACCCGCTGATTAAGCCGCTAGCCGAGCCGCCAGGCCCAGAGGAGGAGGTCTATATCATCGAACACACCAAGGAGGCCTTCAGGAACAAAGA AGAGTATGAGGCGCGCCTGCAGAGGTACGCCGAACGCATCTGGACATGCAAGAGTACCGGCAGCAACCAGCTCACACACAAGGAGGCCTGGGAGGAGGAGCAAGAAGTCACTGAACT GCTTCAGGAGGAATACCCACTATGGTTTGAGAAGCCCGTCCTGGAGATGGTTCATCACAACACGGTCTCCCTGGACAAGCTGGTGGACCAGGCCTGGGTGGAGATCCTCACCAAGTACGCCGTAGACGAAGAGTGTGACTTTCTG GTGGGGAAGGAAAAGAGTTTGCGGGTTAAGGTTGTGAAGATACATCCCCTTGAAGGGAACGCTGAGGGGGAGACGTCGGAGAAGAAGCTAGAGGGAGCCTGCGACTCTCCTTCCAGCGACAAGGAGAATGCCAGCCAGGAGAACCAGAAGAAGGAACAACAGCTGACCAGAGAGGAGATCCCCAGGGAGACCAGGGAAAGCAGGAGAGAGAGCCTCA GTGATCGAGCACGGCGCTCCCCCAGGAAAACTCCCACCGCtatgaaggaggagaagaagagatggGTGATGCCAAAGTTCCTGCCACACAAGTACGACGTGAAGCTGATCAGCGAGGACAAG GTCATCAGTGATGTCCCAGTGGACAGTCTCTTCCGGACTGAGCGCCCTCCAACCAAGGAGATCATGCGCTACTTCATCCGCCACTATGCACTCCGGCTTGGGATGGGAGAGACGGCCCCCTGGGTGGTGGAGGATGAACTGGTGAAGAAGTTCAACCTGCCCAGCAAATTCAGCGACTTCCTCCTGGATCCACACAAG TTTTTCGCAGAGAATCCAGTCTCAACCAAGCGCAGGAGCCTGAGCTCAACGGAGGGCAAACCCAGTAAGAAGCTGAAGACCTCGAACACCCCGGGAGGAGTGAATTCAGGGAACGAGAAGAAAACTGATTCTCTTGGCATGCCCCTGAGCCCCACAATCTGGGGCCACATGCAG ATGACAATGAATGGCTCGCCTCTGAAGGTAAAGAATTCTGGAACCCCCAAGAAAAGAGATGGTGGggcctctgtcctctcctctccaaaaTCCAGCAAAAAACCCAGAGATAAGAAATCTGCTGCTGGCAAAAAGACCCCCGGCAAGAGTGGCCAGAAGATATCCTCCAAAAAGGATGAAAAAGGTGGAGGCGCCAAGAAGCCCAAGATGAAGCAGATGACCCTGTTGGACTTGGCCAAGAACCCTCTCTCCGCTGGAAGCCCCAAGAAGAGAGCCCGGAGCACTGGCCCAGGGACCCCCAAACTGGGCAAGCCCCTGCACCCTATGGCCCTGCACCTGCTGCGCTACTACAAGGAGCACAAGGGCAAGGAGGACAAGAGGAATGCCATGTCCTGTCTCATATCCAAGGCAGCCAAGGCCCTCTCGTCTGAGGACCGGGGCCGGCTGCCAGAGGAGCTCCAAGACCTGGTCCTGAAGCGCTGGGAGCTGCTGGAGCAGAAGAAGAAATGGGCGGCCATGAGTGAGGAGGAGAAGCAGGACGTGATGAGGAAGAGGCGTGAGGAGATCCGGGAGAAACTCCGGGAGAAGACCAAGGAGCGGCGGGAGAAGGAGCTGCAGGTGCGCCGTGAGCAGCAGCGCCGCTATGAGGACCTGGAGATTGAGGGCGGCAAGGCACTTCCTGTCTTCAAGCTGGTTGACATGCCAGAGGGCCTGCCCAACTCCCTGTTCGGAGACGTGGCCATGGTAGCGGACTTCCTCAACTGCTACGCGGGCCTGCTGATGCCCGATGACCAGTACCCGGTGACGGCAGTGGCCCTGATGGAGGCTCTGGCTGGGGAGGAAGCAGGTTTCCTATACCTGAACCGTGTGCTGGTGGTGCTGCTGCAGACCCTGCTGCAGGATGAGCTAGCTGAGGGCTACAGCGAGCTCGACATGCCCCTGTCGGAGATCCCCCTCACTCTCCACTCTGTCTCGGAGCTTGTGCGCCTGTGCCTGCGACCGTGTGACGCCCACGGTGATGACTCTGGCCAGGGCTCTGGGGGGGATGACTGGGGGCCCCTAGGGGGATTCGACCAGGTGGTAAGCGGTGAGTTCCTCGAGCAGCTGGAGGCGGTGGAGGTGTTTGAGCTGACGTCGACGGAGAAGGCCAGCTTGCTGGTAGCACTGTGTCACCGCATCCTAATGACCTACTCGGTGGAGGACCACGTGGACTCCGTGCAGCAGCGCTCGGCCGAGCTGTGGAAGGAGAGGTTGGCCTCACTCAAGGAGGTCAACGACCGCAAGCGGGCTGAGAAGCAGCGGCGTAAGGAACAAGCCGAGGTCAAAGGCGAGGAGGCTGCCAGTAGCGACACCCCATCAGCCACCGCCGGCGACACGCCATCAGCCACCGCCAAGGtggagaaaaagaaagagggtAGCGCTAAGAAAGAGGTGAAGAAGGTGAAAGTAGAGCCGGTGGCCACGGAGCCGGTGGCCACGGAGTCGGAAGACATGATCAGTACGGTGAAGAGTAGGAGACTGATGTCCATCCAGGCCAAGAAGGAAAAGGAGGAGCAGGACAAACAGAACAAGG AGCGCATGGAGAAGGAGGCGGAGGAGGAACGTGTCCGCAAGCAGAAGGCTGCAGCAGAGAGGGCCTTCCAGGACGGCATCGCCAAAGCCAAACGGGTGCTGAGGAGAATCCCACTGGGAACTGATCGAAACCATAACAG GTACTGGCTGTTTTCTGATGTGGTGCCTGGCCTGTACATAGAGAAGGGCTGGGTGCACGAGAGCATTGACTATAGCTACACCCTCACCCTGGAAGAGCCTACAGCCGAGCCTGAAGACGAGGAGGCCACCAAAGAGGAGACTAACG ATGTTGAGGACTGTGGCAGTCTAGATGGTGCTCTGAGCGAGGGAGCCCACCAGGGGGCGCCAGCCGCCGTCTGCATAGAGACCACCACTCCCAACCAGGGACAGAACCTCTG GTTTGTGTGTGATGCTCCACGGGACCTCGATGACCTGGTGGAGAGCCTCCATGCACAGGGTGTGAGAGAAAGCGAGCTGAAGACCAAGCTGCAAGTCAG GTACCAGGACATCCTCCACTCTATCAACCTAACCCGCAAGGGGAACCCGGGGCTGAGGAGCTGCGACGGCCACCAGGAGCTGCTCAAATACATGCGCAGCGACGTCATCGAGGTGGCCTCGCGCCTCCAGAAGGGAGGCCTGGGCTACATGGACGACAGCATGGATGAGTTTGAGAAGAAG gtgcGTGACCTGGAGAACCTGAAGGACTTTGGGGAGTGTGTCATCACTCTCCAGGCTTGTGTCATCAAGAAGTTCCTTCAGGGCTTCATGGCCCccaagcagaagaagaagaagaagcaggaaggggaggagagcagGAAGACTGAGGAGGTGGATGAGGAGAAGAAGCTGGCAGAGGAGGCCAGG GTGGCGACGGCAGTAGAAAAGTGGAAGACGGCGATCCGCGAGGCTCAGACCTTTTCCCGAATGCACGTGCTGCTGGGCATGCTGGACGCCTGCATCAAGTGGGACATGTCGGCGGAGAACGCCCGTTGCAAGGTGTGCCGCAGGAGAG GTGAGGATGACAAGCTCATCCTGTGTGACGAGTGCAACAAGGCCTTCCACCTGTTCTGTCTGCGCCCCGCCCTCTACCGCATCCCCCAGGGGGAGTGGCTGTGCCCCGCCTGCCAGCCTGCCGTACAAAGACGCTGCTCCCGTGGAAG TTTCAGATGTTCTTCCAAACCTACAGCGTGTAAAGAAAGAAGCCGGTTGTACTGGTTGGGTGGTTGTTGGGTACCAATTGGATGA